A window of the Brassica napus cultivar Da-Ae chromosome C5, Da-Ae, whole genome shotgun sequence genome harbors these coding sequences:
- the LOC106417311 gene encoding uncharacterized protein At4g04775-like, giving the protein MSSSSCVSGNFHRRRLNAERGTPKQCWCGEPCYISTSGTTTNPGRLYYCRGKGYNKRYLFKWADECLVEEVEDIKSLISGMNKDISEFRLSVARLEKEIEVMKTTSEGKGEECMSQGRCLRNVFVCGVGMSLLCYYYYFV; this is encoded by the exons ATGTCTTCTTCATCCTGCGTTTCAGGAAATTTTCACAGACGCCGTTTGAACGCGGAAAGAGGAACGCCGAAACAGTGTTGGTGTGGTGAACCCTGTTACATTTCTACATCTGGAACCACTACAAATCCAGGAAGATTGTACTATTGCCGCGGAAAAGGATATAATAAG AGATATTTATTCAAATGGGCGGATGAGTGTTTGGTTGAAGAGGTTGAGGATATTAAGTCACTGATAAGTGGCATGAACAAAGACATCTCGGAATTCAGACTTAGCGTTGCTCGGTtggagaaagagattgaagtaatgaAGACGACATCTGAgggaaaaggagaagaatgtATGAGTCAGGGTCGGTGTTTGAGGAATGTGTTTGTTTGTGGGGTTGGAATGTCGTTACTTTGCTACTACTACTACTTTGTTTAG